A window of the Chryseobacterium arthrosphaerae genome harbors these coding sequences:
- the rpsS gene encoding 30S ribosomal protein S19 — protein sequence MARSLKKGPFIHHTLDKKVQANIESGKKTVIKTWSRASMISPDFVGQTIAVHNGKSFIPVYVTENMVGHKLGEFSPTRSFRGHGGNKNKGSR from the coding sequence ATGGCAAGATCACTTAAAAAAGGACCGTTCATTCATCATACTTTAGATAAGAAGGTTCAGGCAAATATAGAGTCTGGTAAGAAGACAGTTATCAAAACTTGGTCTAGAGCATCTATGATCTCTCCGGACTTCGTAGGACAAACTATTGCTGTACACAACGGGAAATCTTTTATCCCTGTATATGTTACAGAAAACATGGTTGGTCACAAGTTAGGCGAATTTTCTCCAACAAGATCTTTCAGAGGTCATGGTGGTAACAAAAATAAAGGAAGCAGATAA
- the rplV gene encoding 50S ribosomal protein L22 — protein MGSRKQDSSIARKEANKDVVKASLNNCPSSPRKMRLVADIIRGEQVDKALYILKYSKKDASNKLEKLLLSAMANWQVKNEGADIEEANLIVKEIFVDSARQLKRLRPAPQGRGYRIRKRSNHVTLILGNKEN, from the coding sequence ATGGGATCAAGAAAACAAGATAGTTCAATCGCAAGAAAAGAAGCTAACAAAGACGTTGTAAAAGCTTCATTAAATAATTGCCCGTCTTCTCCAAGAAAAATGAGATTAGTTGCTGATATCATTAGAGGAGAGCAGGTAGATAAAGCTCTTTATATCCTAAAATATTCTAAGAAGGATGCTTCTAACAAGTTAGAAAAATTACTTCTTTCTGCTATGGCAAACTGGCAGGTGAAAAACGAAGGTGCGGATATTGAAGAAGCTAACCTTATCGTTAAAGAAATCTTCGTGGATAGCGCAAGACAATTGAAGAGACTAAGACCAGCTCCACAAGGTAGAGGGTACAGAATCAGAAAAAGATCTAACCACGTTACATTAATCTTAGGTAATAAAGAAAATTAA
- the rpsC gene encoding 30S ribosomal protein S3: MGQKTNPIGNRLGIIRGWDSNWFGGNDYGDRIAEDYKIRRYLEARLSKGGISKIYIERTLKLVTVTITTARPGLIIGKGGQEVDKLKEELKKLTGKDIQINIFEIKRPELDAVLVADSISKQIENRISYRRAVKMAMASTMRMGAEGIKVQISGRLNGAEMARSESFKEGRIPLSTFRADIDYHWAEAHTTYGRLGVKVWIMKGEVYGKRELSPLVGQQKKGGQSDRGNRGGDRDNRRPRKNNNNNNNN, encoded by the coding sequence ATGGGACAGAAGACAAATCCAATTGGTAATAGATTAGGTATCATCAGAGGATGGGATTCTAACTGGTTTGGTGGAAACGATTATGGAGACAGAATCGCTGAAGACTACAAAATCAGAAGATACCTTGAGGCTAGATTATCTAAAGGTGGTATTTCAAAAATTTATATTGAAAGAACCCTTAAATTAGTAACAGTTACAATCACTACTGCTAGACCGGGATTGATCATCGGTAAAGGAGGTCAGGAAGTTGATAAATTGAAAGAAGAGTTGAAGAAATTGACTGGTAAGGATATTCAGATCAACATCTTCGAAATCAAAAGACCTGAATTAGATGCTGTACTAGTTGCTGATAGTATTTCTAAGCAAATTGAAAACAGAATTTCTTACAGAAGAGCTGTTAAAATGGCAATGGCAAGTACTATGAGAATGGGTGCTGAAGGTATCAAAGTTCAGATCTCTGGTAGATTGAACGGAGCTGAAATGGCAAGATCAGAATCTTTCAAAGAAGGAAGAATTCCATTGTCAACTTTCAGAGCTGATATCGATTACCACTGGGCAGAAGCTCACACTACTTACGGTAGATTAGGAGTAAAAGTTTGGATCATGAAAGGTGAAGTTTACGGTAAAAGAGAACTTTCTCCACTAGTGGGACAACAGAAAAAAGGAGGTCAGTCAGACAGAGGAAACAGAGGAGGAGACAGAGACAACAGAAGACCTAGAAAAAACAACAACAATAACAATAATAATTAA
- the rplP gene encoding 50S ribosomal protein L16: MLQPKRTKFRRVHKMKMKGNAQRGSQLAYGTFGIKATEGAWITARQIEAARIAATRYMKREGQLWIKIFPDKPITKKPAEVRMGKGKGAVEYWVAVVKPGKIMFEVGGVPYEVAKEALRLAAQKLPVVTKFIVANDFVKPL, encoded by the coding sequence ATGTTACAACCAAAAAGAACCAAATTCCGTAGAGTTCACAAGATGAAGATGAAGGGGAATGCCCAGAGAGGTAGTCAACTTGCTTACGGAACATTTGGGATCAAAGCAACTGAAGGGGCTTGGATCACTGCAAGACAAATTGAAGCGGCTCGTATTGCTGCGACAAGATATATGAAGAGAGAAGGTCAACTATGGATCAAAATCTTCCCGGATAAGCCGATTACTAAGAAACCAGCCGAAGTAAGGATGGGTAAAGGTAAAGGTGCTGTTGAATACTGGGTAGCTGTAGTAAAACCAGGTAAAATTATGTTCGAAGTAGGTGGAGTTCCTTACGAAGTTGCGAAAGAAGCTCTTAGACTTGCTGCACAGAAATTACCGGTAGTTACTAAATTCATCGTTGCTAACGATTTTGTTAAACCTCTATAA
- the rpmC gene encoding 50S ribosomal protein L29, translating to MKKADIKNLSAGDIQAQLTEAKAQYSKLKLAHAISPIENPIQIRDLRKTIARLNTELTNKQ from the coding sequence ATGAAAAAAGCTGATATTAAAAATCTAAGCGCGGGTGATATTCAAGCTCAATTAACTGAAGCTAAAGCTCAATATTCTAAATTGAAATTGGCTCATGCAATCAGCCCAATTGAAAACCCTATTCAAATCAGAGATTTGAGAAAAACAATCGCAAGACTAAACACTGAGTTAACTAACAAACAATAA
- the rpsQ gene encoding 30S ribosomal protein S17, producing the protein MDRNLRKERIGVVSSNKMEKTIVVSETTRVKHPMYGKFVLKTKKYTAHDENNECAEGDTVLIQETRPLSKSKRWRLVRIIEKAK; encoded by the coding sequence ATGGATAGAAATTTAAGAAAAGAAAGAATCGGAGTGGTTTCCAGCAATAAAATGGAAAAAACTATTGTTGTTAGTGAAACTACAAGAGTAAAGCACCCGATGTACGGTAAATTCGTTTTGAAAACGAAAAAATATACTGCACACGACGAGAACAACGAATGCGCAGAAGGTGATACAGTTCTTATCCAAGAAACTAGACCTTTGAGCAAAAGCAAGAGATGGAGATTAGTAAGAATCATTGAAAAAGCTAAGTAA
- the rplN gene encoding 50S ribosomal protein L14 — MLQTESRLKVADNTGAKEVLVIRVLGGTRRRYASVGDKIVVTIKDSTPSGNAKKGQVSKAVVVRTKKAVRRKDGSYIKFDDNACVLLNAAGEMRGTRVFGPVARELRDKEYMKIISLAPEVL; from the coding sequence ATGTTACAAACAGAATCAAGATTAAAAGTTGCTGATAATACAGGTGCAAAAGAAGTACTAGTTATCAGAGTTCTGGGAGGAACCAGAAGAAGATATGCTTCAGTTGGTGATAAAATCGTTGTTACGATCAAAGATTCTACACCATCAGGAAACGCAAAAAAAGGTCAGGTATCTAAAGCTGTAGTAGTAAGAACTAAAAAAGCAGTAAGAAGAAAAGATGGTTCATACATCAAATTCGACGACAATGCTTGTGTATTACTAAACGCAGCAGGAGAAATGAGAGGAACGCGTGTTTTCGGACCGGTTGCTCGTGAGTTGAGAGACAAAGAATATATGAAAATCATTTCATTAGCTCCTGAAGTACTTTAA
- the rplX gene encoding 50S ribosomal protein L24, giving the protein MSKLKIKRGDNVIITTGKKDIKGKTGEVIEVIKKEGRDPRVVVAGLNIIKKHVKPSASNPQGGIVEREASIHISNVALVGKDGKAIKVGYKIEGDKKVRINKKTGETL; this is encoded by the coding sequence ATGTCAAAGTTAAAAATAAAAAGAGGAGATAACGTAATCATTACTACTGGTAAGAAAGATATCAAAGGTAAGACTGGTGAAGTTATTGAAGTGATCAAGAAAGAAGGAAGAGACCCTAGAGTAGTTGTTGCAGGACTTAACATCATCAAAAAGCACGTTAAGCCTTCAGCTTCAAATCCTCAAGGAGGAATCGTTGAAAGAGAAGCTTCTATTCATATCTCAAACGTAGCTTTAGTAGGTAAAGACGGAAAAGCTATCAAAGTAGGTTACAAAATCGAAGGAGATAAGAAAGTAAGAATCAACAAAAAAACGGGTGAAACTTTATAA
- the rplE gene encoding 50S ribosomal protein L5, which produces MEYIARPKKAYKETIVPAMMEEFGYKSVMQVPKLEKIVVSQGLGDATADKKIIDYAVEELTNITGQKAVGTISKKDEAAFKLRKGMPVGAKVTLRGNQMYEFLDRLTSSALPRIRDFSGIKADGFDGRGNYNLGITEQIIFPEIVIDKVKKIQGMDITFVTTAKTDKEAKALLTHFGLPFKKN; this is translated from the coding sequence ATGGAATATATAGCAAGACCCAAAAAAGCATATAAAGAGACAATTGTTCCTGCAATGATGGAAGAATTCGGGTATAAGTCAGTAATGCAAGTACCTAAATTAGAGAAAATCGTTGTATCACAAGGTTTAGGTGATGCTACTGCAGACAAGAAAATCATTGATTATGCTGTAGAAGAGCTTACAAATATCACTGGTCAAAAGGCTGTTGGTACGATCTCTAAGAAAGACGAAGCTGCTTTCAAATTGAGAAAAGGTATGCCGGTAGGTGCAAAAGTTACCCTTAGAGGAAACCAGATGTATGAATTCTTAGACAGACTTACTTCTTCTGCTTTGCCTCGTATCAGAGATTTCTCTGGAATCAAAGCGGATGGTTTCGATGGTAGAGGTAACTACAACTTAGGTATTACTGAGCAGATTATCTTCCCTGAAATCGTAATTGACAAAGTGAAAAAAATCCAGGGGATGGACATCACTTTCGTTACAACTGCGAAAACAGATAAAGAAGCTAAAGCATTATTAACTCACTTCGGTTTACCATTTAAAAAGAACTAA
- the rpsN gene encoding 30S ribosomal protein S14, producing the protein MAKESMKARERKREALVAKYAAKRQALKEAGDYEGLQKLPKNASPVRLHNRCKLTGRPRGYMRTFGISRVTFREMANNGLIPGVRKASW; encoded by the coding sequence ATGGCTAAAGAATCAATGAAAGCGCGTGAGCGCAAAAGAGAAGCACTAGTTGCTAAATACGCTGCTAAAAGACAAGCTCTTAAAGAAGCTGGTGATTACGAAGGACTTCAAAAATTGCCTAAAAATGCTTCTCCTGTAAGATTACACAACAGATGTAAACTGACAGGTAGACCAAGAGGATACATGAGAACGTTCGGTATTTCCAGAGTAACTTTCAGAGAAATGGCAAACAACGGTCTTATCCCAGGTGTAAGAAAAGCTAGTTGGTAA
- the rpsH gene encoding 30S ribosomal protein S8, with protein MVTDPISDFLTRVRNAQSAGHKVVEIPASKIKKEITKILFDQGYILNYKFEDNAVQGVIKIALKYDKQTNKPAIKSIQRASRPGLRQYKGSAELPRVLNGLGISIISTSKGVMTDKKAREEKVGGEVICYVY; from the coding sequence ATGGTAACAGATCCAATTTCAGATTTCCTAACAAGAGTAAGGAACGCACAAAGCGCAGGCCACAAAGTGGTGGAAATTCCTGCATCGAAAATCAAAAAGGAGATTACTAAGATCCTATTTGATCAAGGGTATATCTTAAACTACAAGTTTGAAGATAACGCTGTTCAAGGAGTGATCAAAATCGCTTTAAAGTACGATAAGCAAACCAACAAACCGGCTATCAAGTCTATCCAAAGAGCTTCTAGACCAGGTTTGAGACAGTACAAAGGTTCAGCTGAGCTTCCAAGAGTACTAAACGGTTTGGGTATTTCTATCATCTCTACTTCTAAAGGAGTAATGACTGACAAGAAAGCTAGAGAAGAGAAAGTAGGCGGTGAAGTAATCTGCTATGTTTATTAA
- the rplF gene encoding 50S ribosomal protein L6: MSRIGKAIITIPAGVTITENNGVVTVKGAKGELSQELTAGITLEQKDGELNVNRPSDSKQHKALHGLYRALINNMIVGVSEGFEKKLELVGVGYRASHAGQKLELALGFSHGIVLELPSEVKVDTLTEKGKNPIITLTSHDKQLLGMVTAKIRSFRKPEPYKGKGVRFVGENVRRKAGKSA; the protein is encoded by the coding sequence ATGTCAAGAATTGGTAAAGCAATTATAACAATTCCAGCAGGAGTTACAATCACTGAAAACAACGGTGTAGTAACTGTAAAAGGAGCTAAAGGAGAACTTTCTCAGGAGCTTACTGCAGGAATTACTTTAGAACAGAAAGATGGTGAACTTAACGTAAACAGACCATCTGATTCTAAACAACACAAAGCGCTTCACGGTTTATACAGAGCGTTGATCAACAACATGATTGTTGGTGTTTCAGAAGGTTTCGAAAAGAAACTAGAACTAGTAGGGGTAGGATACAGAGCTTCTCACGCAGGTCAAAAACTTGAGTTGGCTTTAGGATTCTCTCACGGTATCGTATTAGAACTTCCAAGCGAAGTGAAAGTTGATACATTGACTGAAAAAGGTAAAAACCCAATTATTACTTTAACGTCTCATGACAAGCAACTTCTAGGAATGGTTACTGCAAAGATCCGTTCTTTCAGAAAGCCTGAGCCATACAAAGGAAAAGGTGTAAGATTCGTTGGTGAAAATGTTAGACGTAAAGCTGGTAAATCTGCTTAA
- the rplR gene encoding 50S ribosomal protein L18 has translation MALSKLEKRIRIKRRVRGKISGSSELPRLSVYKSNKEIYAQLIDDKNGTTLASASSREKGVDAKGTKTEVSAAVGKAIAAKAIAAGIENIVFDRNGFVYHGRVKALADGAREGGLKF, from the coding sequence ATGGCATTAAGTAAATTAGAAAAAAGAATAAGAATCAAAAGAAGAGTAAGAGGAAAAATCTCTGGTTCTTCTGAATTGCCAAGATTATCTGTATACAAAAGTAATAAGGAAATTTACGCTCAGTTAATCGACGATAAAAACGGTACAACTCTGGCATCAGCTTCTTCAAGAGAGAAAGGAGTAGACGCTAAAGGTACTAAGACAGAAGTTTCTGCTGCTGTTGGTAAAGCTATTGCTGCTAAAGCTATCGCTGCAGGAATCGAAAATATTGTATTCGACAGAAACGGTTTCGTATACCACGGTAGAGTGAAAGCTCTAGCAGATGGTGCGAGAGAAGGAGGACTTAAATTCTAA
- the rpsE gene encoding 30S ribosomal protein S5, with protein sequence MLGLDNIERVKPGGLELKDRLVAVNRVTKVTKGGRAFGFSAIVVVGNEDGVIGFGLGKSKEVASAIAKAVEDAKKNLVKVPVMNHTIPHQTTARYGGADIFLRPASHGTGLIAGGAVRAVLESAGIHDILSKSKGSSNPHNVVKATFKALLDIRRPEEIARMRGVSLSKVFNG encoded by the coding sequence ATGTTAGGACTAGATAATATAGAAAGAGTAAAACCGGGAGGATTAGAATTAAAAGATCGTCTCGTAGCTGTTAACAGAGTAACAAAAGTAACAAAAGGAGGTAGAGCTTTCGGATTTTCTGCTATCGTAGTTGTAGGTAACGAAGATGGAGTAATCGGTTTCGGTTTAGGAAAATCTAAAGAGGTTGCTTCTGCAATTGCTAAAGCAGTTGAAGACGCTAAGAAAAACCTTGTTAAGGTTCCAGTAATGAACCACACTATTCCTCACCAAACTACTGCTAGATACGGTGGTGCAGATATCTTCTTAAGACCTGCTTCTCACGGTACAGGGCTTATCGCCGGTGGTGCGGTAAGAGCGGTATTGGAATCAGCTGGTATTCACGATATCCTTTCAAAATCTAAAGGATCTTCTAACCCTCACAACGTGGTGAAAGCTACTTTCAAAGCGTTATTGGATATCAGAAGACCTGAAGAAATCGCTAGAATGAGAGGAGTTTCTCTAAGTAAAGTGTTTAACGGTTAA
- the rpmD gene encoding 50S ribosomal protein L30 — protein MATIKVKQVRSAIGRTKTQKRTLEALGLKKLHQVVEHEATPSILGMIAAVGHLLEVQK, from the coding sequence ATGGCAACAATTAAAGTAAAGCAAGTAAGAAGCGCTATTGGTAGAACAAAAACCCAAAAGAGAACGCTTGAAGCATTAGGATTAAAAAAACTTCACCAAGTTGTAGAGCACGAAGCTACTCCTTCTATCTTAGGAATGATAGCTGCTGTGGGTCACTTACTGGAAGTTCAAAAATAA
- the rplO gene encoding 50S ribosomal protein L15 encodes MNLNNIKPAAGSTFNSKRIGRGQGTGKGGTSTKGHKGQKSRAGYSQKIGFEGGQMPLQRRLPKFGFKNVNRKEFRGVNLDTIQTLIENKSITGDITKEVLVENGIISKNELVKIMGRGELKSAVSISADKFTKSAEELIAKAGGKAITL; translated from the coding sequence ATGAATTTAAATAACATAAAACCTGCTGCAGGATCTACTTTCAACTCAAAAAGAATTGGTAGAGGTCAAGGTACTGGAAAAGGAGGTACTTCAACAAAAGGTCACAAAGGTCAAAAATCTAGAGCGGGTTATTCTCAGAAAATCGGTTTCGAAGGTGGACAGATGCCTTTACAAAGAAGACTACCTAAATTCGGTTTCAAAAACGTAAACAGAAAAGAGTTTAGAGGAGTGAATCTTGATACAATCCAAACTTTAATCGAGAACAAATCCATCACTGGAGATATCACGAAAGAAGTTTTGGTAGAAAACGGAATCATTTCTAAAAACGAATTAGTGAAAATTATGGGTAGAGGAGAATTGAAATCTGCGGTTTCAATCTCTGCTGACAAATTCACTAAATCTGCTGAAGAGCTTATTGCTAAGGCAGGTGGAAAAGCAATTACCTTATAA